The genomic DNA AAGTCCGAAGGCAGATTGAGCACGGCATACCAAAGCTTGCGTAGCTCCTTCACACCGGTCTGAATATTGGGGTTACTGAGGCGGCCACCGAGAGTGAACGCATCCTCGACCTTCATGTATGCTGTCTGCGGCCCATGCAGATAGACCTTCAGTCGTGCGTCTTTTATGCTCGTGGCGTCGAAACTGAGGAAACAGCCCCTTGTTTGAAACTCCTTCGCTCGATCCGACTGGCAGTAATCCTCTATGACCTGGAGGGCGGGGAGGTATGCACCAAAGAGTTCAGTATTATTGCGAATAGAGTCAAACAGCAGTTTGTCATGAGGGATCCCTGTCTCGATGCTTTTCCAAAGTGCGTTGAATACGGGCTTCACCCGAACGCCAGTGGTTAACAAATCGCACCCATTGACGCTCTGCATGGCCATACGGCGAAAGTTTGGGGGCTCTCGTGCGAGGACCACGTCAGTCGCCGGTTCAGGGATAAACATCGTTTGGACAAAGTGGTTGAACCAGTCCCAGGTGAAATCGGGGAGTGTGTCAGCCAGGGACTTGGTCAATTCCAGGGCGACGTTTTGACAGAAAGGGTCCTTCGGTGTGCCGCTCCACTGGCTGATTGGGACGTGATCCATACGAACTGTCTTCTTCGGCCCGTCGAAGTTGAGGCTGACTTCGGCGGGTGTTCCGTCTGGTGAGTAGGCGGTCTTCCAGGCAAAGCCATTTTCGACGGTCGGGTATGGGCCGAGGTaaggaaggaggtgatggtAGATGAATGACAGGTGCTGATATTCAAGGGACACTGGGTAGTTGCAGAGCGCTAGAAGCTTCTCGAGGAGAGGCCCAAAAGTAGCCCACCACAGCCTTTCATGGTGGTTCTTGAACCCCATGCCTCGAGCAAGGGCTTGGTGGGGTGAGCATGTATCCGACTTGGGAGTAGACATgttgcttgctcttcttaCGTGCAGTTAGAGCTGCACGGGGGAATTTGAGATTTGGAGTTGTGGAATGAAATGGAGAGGATGCTGATGAGGACCTCGATAGCTTCTGAAGAGAGGTTTATAGGGACCAGGAATAAAGGCAGGCTTCGGAATCCCCGGCAAATGTTCATCAGGTCATTGGATGGCACACTCCCAGCAGGGTTGATTGACAAGTCCAGTGCGTCGTGAGGGGTTATCCAGTCACCGATGGAATACAAGGAATCAGAGtgacaagaaaaaatagTCAATAACGGGGTCCGTGGCATCACAAGTGACTGCAGTCGTGTGATGCCCTGCAGAAGAATACTGCGACTCTACGTGTTGGGTCGTAGCACTACATATCACTGCAATCCATACAAGATGATGCCCTTACACTGTGCCGCCACTGTGTCACAGATGACCAGCGATGCCACCCTTTGGTCACTCGTCACCCAACAGCTTCAACGGAAGTGGTGTTACCTACACTGTAAAGTCTTGGTTCCAGAAGGTCTCCAGAAAGCATAAGACACTGTGTAATGTTGTAAATCATACGGATAGGGTCTATTTATGGCAACATGAGGAAGGTTGCTTTCATTGACAACTGAGATTATATCCAGTGTAGCTACGTATTTACCACTATGTCCTACCAGGAAGTAATGGTCTCGCCCTCGATCAAGAGTGCTCCGTGTCTTGGTTATTGAGCATTTTATCTGAGGTACATATAGTAGTAATGTGGCAATTGAGTCAACAGACATATGATGGACGTTATAGCATTGTTTGATGAGTCCAGCTGGCAACTAAATAGTCAATCCATTTGGTAAAGGAATGCACTAAATTCCATTTGCTAAACTTGTAAACACCCGTAGACTAACTAGTTAGGCTGAGATATATTGATCGATCGCCGTTTCAACTGCACCATTCCTTTCATATCCGGGAACAAAATCTTCTTGAAGGTCCAATTAGGCGGGCGTTCACCATCGTCTTTCGGTCTGATGTCGTAGTTCACGAGAATATGCGCTAGCAGGAGACGGATCTCGTCTGCTGCCATGAATCGACCGGGACTGACGAGTAAAACCTAGATTAGCACCATTTCCATTATTTCAGGGGTGCACTATTCTCTCACCATATATGCCTCCCATCTCCGAATTGGAGGTACTTGAGATTGGCGGCGATAAACTTGTATTCAAGTGGTCGTCCTGTAACTCTACCCAGCCGATAGAATCGATAGCCGTCAAACTGCTGTGCATCCGGATAGTGTTTCTCGTCGAAAAGAACGGGAGAATTTGGTGTGAAGACGAACGTTCCTTCGGGAATGTGCAGACCTTTGCTGAAAGTGAAGTCTTTTGTAGCGCGTCGTGCCAGAGAACCTAAGAGGAAGCTCAGAGCTTGGTCGCTACGTACTACATGGGGTGATTTACTAACCAGCATCAAGGGGATTAAACCGCTGACATTCCTTGACGAAGCtgtccagcttctccatggATTCGAGTCCTTCTTTGGTCCATTGCTGATTGTCCCCTATTTAAGATGGTCTCCACTTCCTCGCGCAGCGGGTGTATATATTCAGGCCGGATAGCCAGGTCCATCAGGCAGTGGACCAAGACCTAAGTTTTAGGGTGAGCTGGTCGACCAGGATCATCTTTGTCTCCTGTGTAGGCCTCACCTGTGTTGTAGTATGGATCGCACCAAACACGGCTGATACCACAGACCGAGCAATGTCTTGGTCGGTGTATGTTCCAGGGTAGGTACGACTCCAGAACATAATCCAATCCGTAATATCCTAAGACATACCGTCAGCCTTAGCATCTCATGGACTACACAGACCTGTACCTGTGGCTCGCTCCGGGGATTTgcttccctctttctcagTTCGTCCATCACAATCCTATCAAGACGCG from Aspergillus oryzae RIB40 DNA, chromosome 7 includes the following:
- a CDS encoding uncharacterized protein (predicted protein); translated protein: MSTPKSDTCSPHQALARGMGFKNHHERLWWATFGPLLEKLLALCNYPVSLEYQHLSFIYHHLLPYLGPYPTVENGFAWKTAYSPDGTPAEVSLNFDGPKKTVRMDHVPISQWSGTPKDPFCQNVALELTKSLADTLPDFTWDWFNHFVQTMFIPEPATDVVLAREPPNFRRMAMQSVNGCDLLTTGVRVKPVFNALWKSIETGIPHDKLLFDSIRNNTELFGAYLPALQVIEDYCQSDRAKEFQTRGCFLSFDATSIKDARLKVYLHGPQTAYMKVEDAFTLGGRLSNPNIQTGVKELRKLWYAVLNLPSDFPESEDLPATDDLYQGWLVNYELRPNNPVPEPKVYIPVAINNKDQDSIVQGLQEFFDRHESMDVRDYRDIFKTLL